From the Tachyglossus aculeatus isolate mTacAcu1 chromosome 21, mTacAcu1.pri, whole genome shotgun sequence genome, one window contains:
- the CEP20 gene encoding centrosomal protein 20, with product MASVAELKAVLKDTLEKRGVLGHLKARIRAEVFNALDDQSEPRPPLSHENLLINELIREYLEFNKYKYTASVLTAESGQPLVPLDRQFLINELNAVEDPTGKDIPLLYGIIAQFLHGSDKEGIQNAYLKGSSLQLPRQNVGRPPSERNQMGNIPEQGRSAGSSGEDKHAARSSNR from the exons ATGGCGTCCGTCGCCGAGCTGAAAGCAG TTTTAAAGGATACCTTAGAGAAAAGAGGAGTTTTAGGACACCTGAAAGCGAGGATACGAGCCGAAGTTTTTAACGCACTCGATGATCAAAGTGAACCGCGGCCACCACTGTCTCATGAAAACCTCTTAATCAATGAACTAATTCGTGAGTACTTGGAATTCAACAAATATAAGTACACAGCATCGGTCCTTACAGCAG AATCTGGTCAACCCCTAGTTCCACTGGATAGACAATTTCTCATCAATGAATTAAATGCGGTTGAAGATCCAACTGGGAAAGATAT ACCTCTCTTATATGGAATTATAGCCCAGTTCTTGCATGGGAGTGATAAAGAAGGCATCCAAAATGCATATTTGAAAGGATCTTCACTTCAACTTCCAAGACAAAATGTCGGCAGACCACCCAGTGAAAGAAATCAAATGG GAAACATTCCGGAACAAGGGAGATCGGCAGGTTCTAGCGGTGAGGATAAACACGCCGCCAGGAGCTCGAACAGATGA